Proteins from one Octopus bimaculoides isolate UCB-OBI-ISO-001 chromosome 19, ASM119413v2, whole genome shotgun sequence genomic window:
- the LOC106877021 gene encoding kazrin-like, which translates to MAKKYLKAVEIDHNWVSERWIPDLGLSQYKATFELQLVDGRMLNNLTKKDLEKYFAIHRKFHHASILHGIELLRSLDFDKEEYADKLKETGVHGALIVMEPSFTAETLATALGIPPSKSYVRRHLVSELEALIKPAREELEITGLKRKSGGGSLGRTFTRSFRSTTSIDDLTPKPRMSIRGSLGKAFSRKSKHFESKDNNSIDTPVSIKQKIMDPVATQQNQSSPLDFSSTAV; encoded by the exons ATGGCTAA GAAATATCTCAAAGCTGTTGAAATCGACCATAATTGGGTCTCTGAAAGATGGATTCCAGACCTCGGTTTGTCTCAGTATAAAGCAACATTTGAATTACAATTAGTTGATGGTCGCATGTTAAATAATTTGACCAAAAAAGATTTGGAGAAGTATTTTGCTATTCATCGCAAATTTCATCATGCCAGTATACTTCATGGAATCGAACTTCTGAGGTCTTTAGATTTTGACAAAGAA GAATATGCTGACAAACTGAAGGAAACTGGAGTTCATGGAGCACTAATTGTTATGGAACCATCATTTACTGCAGAGACGCTTGCAACAGCATTAGGAATCCCTCCATCTAAATCTTATGTCCGGCGTCATCTTGTTTCAGAACTTGAAGCCCTTATAAAGCCTGCAAG GGAGGAGCTAGAAATTACAGGTCTAAAAAGAAAATCCGGTGGAGGATCTCTTGGCCGAACGTTTACTCGATCTTTCCGCTCTACCACAAGTATTGATGATCTCACTCCCAAGCCCCGAATGAGTATTAGG GGATCTCTTGGGAAAGCATTCAGTCGGAAAAGCAAACACTTTGAATCTAAGGATAACAATAGTATTGACACACCAGTAAGCATTAAACAAAAAATCATGGATCCAGTAGCAACACAACAAAACCAATCAAGTCCTCTTGATTTCTCATCTACAGCCGTGTGA
- the LOC128250085 gene encoding uncharacterized protein LOC128250085 yields the protein MVIEKFIVTRSIFLHLLQLKNQFSSTYKMQSNNTSDIFDNSKCLKESQSVEEILSSEKISPEKSLEDNNLKLSNNSSLLIMENTTTPLQAILSSSQENFENQLKHKRKKPLGSLSKIFSKTRSRHSIAVASEAELEGKQHSNFFN from the exons ATGGTAATTGAAAAATTCATAGTAACAAGatcaatttttcttcatttattgcaGTTAAAGAATCAGTTCTCTTCGACTTATAAAATGCAGTCAAATAACACATCTGATATATTTGATAATTCAAAGTGTTTGAAAGAAAGTCAATCAGTGGAGGAGATACTGTCATCTGAAAAAATATCACCAGAAAAATCTCTTGAAGATAATAATTTAAAGC TCTCAAATAATAGTTCATTATTAATAATGGAAAACACTACTACGCCCTTACAAGCTATACTCAGTTCTAGccaagaaaattttgaaaaccagCTGAAACACAAAAGGAAAAAACCCCTGGGATCATTATCAAAGATATTTTCTAAAACCCGTAGCAGACACTCTATTGCTGTGGCAAGTGAAGCCGAACTAGAAGGTAAGCAACAttcaaatttctttaattaa
- the LOC106877015 gene encoding kazrin, protein MAAGAYHGSLVKAIQSLDSLNDQIVQYIFLPRDVTLDLDRELSSQEHETLRSSMLLIRRLLMDAQSKFRKMVEDNKQLAARIDGSIHLANQEVNALRSELASTNKRLTQITSESSKPNQHLLPLTFHDNDCNQQNQIVPVSSVTNDFAYLIEKNKHLEQQVSNLLQELEDLRTIKHVPHVHQAGYGELKLDVIQKSQDLIRAKEALQNKESYLRVFLLHLMFKESINCWLFKPVNV, encoded by the exons CTATTCAATCACTGGATTCTTTGAACGACCAAATTGTACAATACATCTTTCTGCCACGAGATGTTACTCTTGACTTGGACCGGGAACTGTCTTCTCAAGAACATGAAACTCTGCGCTCCTCCATGTTACTTATTAGGCGTTTGTTGATGGACGCCCAAAGTAAATTTCGGAAAATGGTCGAAGACAATAAGCAGCTTGCAGCACGTATAGATGGCTCTATTCACTTAGCTAACCAAGAAGTAAATGCATTACGATCAGAACTTGCTAGTACCAACAAACGCCTCACACAAATCACCAGTGAAAGTTCTAAACCTAATCAACACCTTTTGCCTTTAACATTTCATGACAATGATT GTAATCAACAAAACCAGATTGTCCCAGTATCAAGTGTGACAAATGATTTCGCATATCTAATTGAGAAAAACAAACATCTTGAACAGCAAGTGTCCAATCTTCTGCAAGAATTGGAAGATCTTCGTACAATAAAGCATGTTCCTCATGTCCACCAAGCAGGCTATGGAGAATTGAAACTAGATGTTATCCAAAAGTCACAGGATTTAATCAGAGCTAAGGAAGCCTTACAAA ATAAGGAATCCTATCTTAGAGTTTTTCTCTTGCATTTAATGTTTAAAGAATCAATAAATTGCTGGCTTTTCAAACCAGTGAATGTGTAA